A window from Drosophila miranda strain MSH22 chromosome Y unlocalized genomic scaffold, D.miranda_PacBio2.1 Contig_Y2_pilon, whole genome shotgun sequence encodes these proteins:
- the LOC117193549 gene encoding uncharacterized protein LOC117193549 isoform X1, with product MGELEHKCKGQRKRQQQTHKKMISRRKIISRSLDNLDAIGQDEPEEDVWHDREKLFRDHINEVLAKWEQIDDEIWAKIIVFEKNRRVAKAYARSSVITINGSKNGFDGVRIGLNCFENPMRDSETKVIKKSIGDGFKVKMDEIGNIFIKRYGKSNIFVNNTSSGNEETVIGGDIMQMPQMFISGGTSAKLFDMKKFQTNINREFARTYPERGRLERQCLSAVSLVKSNNNLINTPVWILVVNVVAMDMLRSRLQTMPKSLDALGMRVTLTQSSEDPYSTIESQVGLIYPTPAASDDSQNSQHSSHSSKGRRSVFSAFLNEGPYVPNPDYEAGGSLTPIYADKKRQKSSSHQRKKQDDPYYCGLLARIPNFIKSSKQPCSGASKPNKEPKISRKISAQHLQQQHQQFLQPPQPIPIATFHHSYFPYKLYPPQHRLSQSQMTLWDARSLISAHE from the exons ACAGAGGAAACGCCAGCAGCAGACACACAAGAAGATGATTTCACGCCGCAAGATCATATCGCGCTCCCTGGACAATTTGGACGCCATCGGGCAAGATGAGCCGGAGGAAGACGTGTGGCACGATCGCGAGAAGCTGTTCAGG GATCACATCAACGAGGTTCTGGCCAAGTGGGAGCAGATCGACGATGAGATCTGGGCCAAGATCATCGTCTTCGAGAAGAACCGACGCGTGGCCAAGGCCTATGCCCGCTCCTCTGTAATAACCATTAACGGATCCAAGAACGGTTTCGACGGAGTGCG CATCGGTTTGAATTGCTTCGAGAATCCCATGCGCGACTCCGAGACGAAGGTCATCAAGAAGTCCATTGGCGATGGCTTTAAGGTCAAAATGGACGAAATAGGCAACATATTCATCAAGCGGTATGGCAAGAGCAACATCTTCGTGAATAACACATCGTCGGGCAACGAGGAGACTGTCATTGGCGGCGACATCATGCAAATGCCGCAGATGTTCATCAGCGGCGGCACCTCGGCCAAGCTGTTCGACATGAAGAAGTTTCAGACGAATATTAACCGCGAATTTGCTCGCACATATCCGGAGAGGGGTCGCCTGGAGCGGCAGTGCCTGTCGGCCGTGTCGCTGGTCAAGTCAAACAACAATCTAATCAACACTCCAGTCTGGATACTCGTGGTCAACGTGGTGGCCATGGATATGCTGAGGAGTCGCCTTCAGACGATGCCCAAGTCGCTGGACGCGCTGGGCATGCGGGTGACACTGACGCAGAGTAGCGAGGATCCCTACTCGACGATCGAGAGCCAGGTGGGCCTCATCTACCCGACGCCCGCCGCATCCGATGACTCGCAGAACTCCCAGCACTCGAGCCACTCCAGTAAGGGACGCCGCAGCGTGTTCAGCGCCTTCCTCAACGAGGGTCCCTACGTGCCCAAT CCGGACTACGAAGCTGGCGGATCCCTGACACCCATCTATGCGGACAAGAAGCGTCAGAAGAGCAGCTCGCATCAGCGTAAGAAGCAGGACGATCCCTACTACTGCGGGCTTCTGGCACGCATTCCCAACTTCATCAAGTCGTCAAAGCAGCCTTGCAGCGGGGCCAGCAAGCCCAACAAAGAGCCGAAGATCTCACGCAAGATCTCGGCCCAGcacctgcagcagcagcatcagcagttCCTGCAGCCACCGCAGCCCATTCCCATAGCCACCTTCCACCACTCGTACTTCCCCTACAAGCTCTATCCGCCACAACATCGTCTCTCGCAGTCGCAGATGACGCTCTGGGATGCCCGCAGTCTGATCAGCGCACATG AATGA
- the LOC117193549 gene encoding uncharacterized protein LOC117193549 isoform X2, with protein MISRRKIISRSLDNLDAIGQDEPEEDVWHDREKLFRDHINEVLAKWEQIDDEIWAKIIVFEKNRRVAKAYARSSVITINGSKNGFDGVRIGLNCFENPMRDSETKVIKKSIGDGFKVKMDEIGNIFIKRYGKSNIFVNNTSSGNEETVIGGDIMQMPQMFISGGTSAKLFDMKKFQTNINREFARTYPERGRLERQCLSAVSLVKSNNNLINTPVWILVVNVVAMDMLRSRLQTMPKSLDALGMRVTLTQSSEDPYSTIESQVGLIYPTPAASDDSQNSQHSSHSSKGRRSVFSAFLNEGPYVPNPDYEAGGSLTPIYADKKRQKSSSHQRKKQDDPYYCGLLARIPNFIKSSKQPCSGASKPNKEPKISRKISAQHLQQQHQQFLQPPQPIPIATFHHSYFPYKLYPPQHRLSQSQMTLWDARSLISAHE; from the exons ATGATTTCACGCCGCAAGATCATATCGCGCTCCCTGGACAATTTGGACGCCATCGGGCAAGATGAGCCGGAGGAAGACGTGTGGCACGATCGCGAGAAGCTGTTCAGG GATCACATCAACGAGGTTCTGGCCAAGTGGGAGCAGATCGACGATGAGATCTGGGCCAAGATCATCGTCTTCGAGAAGAACCGACGCGTGGCCAAGGCCTATGCCCGCTCCTCTGTAATAACCATTAACGGATCCAAGAACGGTTTCGACGGAGTGCG CATCGGTTTGAATTGCTTCGAGAATCCCATGCGCGACTCCGAGACGAAGGTCATCAAGAAGTCCATTGGCGATGGCTTTAAGGTCAAAATGGACGAAATAGGCAACATATTCATCAAGCGGTATGGCAAGAGCAACATCTTCGTGAATAACACATCGTCGGGCAACGAGGAGACTGTCATTGGCGGCGACATCATGCAAATGCCGCAGATGTTCATCAGCGGCGGCACCTCGGCCAAGCTGTTCGACATGAAGAAGTTTCAGACGAATATTAACCGCGAATTTGCTCGCACATATCCGGAGAGGGGTCGCCTGGAGCGGCAGTGCCTGTCGGCCGTGTCGCTGGTCAAGTCAAACAACAATCTAATCAACACTCCAGTCTGGATACTCGTGGTCAACGTGGTGGCCATGGATATGCTGAGGAGTCGCCTTCAGACGATGCCCAAGTCGCTGGACGCGCTGGGCATGCGGGTGACACTGACGCAGAGTAGCGAGGATCCCTACTCGACGATCGAGAGCCAGGTGGGCCTCATCTACCCGACGCCCGCCGCATCCGATGACTCGCAGAACTCCCAGCACTCGAGCCACTCCAGTAAGGGACGCCGCAGCGTGTTCAGCGCCTTCCTCAACGAGGGTCCCTACGTGCCCAAT CCGGACTACGAAGCTGGCGGATCCCTGACACCCATCTATGCGGACAAGAAGCGTCAGAAGAGCAGCTCGCATCAGCGTAAGAAGCAGGACGATCCCTACTACTGCGGGCTTCTGGCACGCATTCCCAACTTCATCAAGTCGTCAAAGCAGCCTTGCAGCGGGGCCAGCAAGCCCAACAAAGAGCCGAAGATCTCACGCAAGATCTCGGCCCAGcacctgcagcagcagcatcagcagttCCTGCAGCCACCGCAGCCCATTCCCATAGCCACCTTCCACCACTCGTACTTCCCCTACAAGCTCTATCCGCCACAACATCGTCTCTCGCAGTCGCAGATGACGCTCTGGGATGCCCGCAGTCTGATCAGCGCACATG AATGA